A portion of the Thermogemmatispora onikobensis genome contains these proteins:
- a CDS encoding M16 family metallopeptidase: protein MTDSITVGRDVFHTHRLSNGLQIVGQSMPDFESVSIAYYVRTGSRDEHDPAIEGVSHFLEHMVFKGTRHLDWQQITLEFNKIGAELNAFTSHEATMYFARVLDEYSERALELLSDMMYPRLAESDFETEKEVIINEIARSEDQPYNLAFRRLAQTYFNGHSLAHDVLGSRESIRNMRIEQMRDYWQRRYGASNMILAVAGNFDWERFVARAEQLCSDWRSGESGREPQPYEPAHSINNVIVDPRLKQQIILLAMPCVSIQDPDYYAAALGGSILGDTDGSRIYWNIHQKGLAESASAGLWALEDTGMLLLEANSTPEEAPRVLRLLRAELESLLEDGIYEDELRRAKDKWISSIVLSSESTFTRMRTLASDWVTEGRLISIDEEIERVERVTTDDIMRTLQRFPLREKQVLVALGPLSEEQLLN from the coding sequence ATGACAGACTCCATCACCGTCGGTCGGGACGTCTTCCATACCCACCGCCTCAGCAACGGCCTGCAGATCGTGGGTCAGAGCATGCCCGACTTCGAATCGGTCTCCATCGCCTACTACGTGCGCACCGGCTCGCGCGACGAGCACGACCCGGCCATCGAGGGCGTCTCACACTTCCTCGAACACATGGTTTTCAAAGGCACGCGCCACCTCGACTGGCAGCAGATCACCCTGGAATTCAACAAAATCGGCGCCGAACTGAACGCTTTCACCTCTCACGAGGCCACCATGTATTTCGCCCGCGTCCTCGACGAATACAGCGAGCGCGCCCTCGAACTCCTCAGCGACATGATGTATCCGCGTCTGGCAGAAAGCGACTTCGAAACCGAAAAAGAGGTCATCATCAACGAGATCGCCCGCTCCGAAGACCAGCCCTACAACCTGGCCTTCCGCCGCCTGGCCCAGACCTACTTTAACGGCCATTCCCTGGCCCATGACGTCCTCGGCTCTCGCGAAAGCATCCGCAACATGCGGATCGAGCAAATGCGCGACTACTGGCAGCGCCGCTATGGCGCCAGCAACATGATTCTGGCCGTCGCTGGCAACTTCGACTGGGAGCGCTTCGTCGCACGCGCCGAGCAGCTTTGCAGCGACTGGCGCAGCGGCGAGAGCGGACGCGAGCCGCAGCCCTACGAACCAGCGCACTCCATCAACAACGTCATCGTTGACCCGCGCCTCAAGCAGCAGATCATCCTGCTCGCCATGCCCTGCGTCAGCATCCAGGACCCCGACTACTACGCTGCCGCCCTTGGGGGCAGCATCCTGGGGGACACCGACGGCTCACGCATCTACTGGAACATCCATCAAAAGGGCCTGGCCGAATCGGCCAGCGCCGGCCTGTGGGCCCTCGAAGACACCGGCATGCTCCTACTCGAAGCCAACTCTACCCCCGAAGAGGCCCCGCGCGTCCTGCGTCTCCTGCGCGCCGAGCTTGAGAGCCTACTTGAGGATGGCATCTACGAAGACGAACTGCGCCGCGCCAAGGATAAATGGATCAGCAGCATCGTCCTCAGCAGCGAATCGACCTTCACCCGCATGCGCACCCTGGCCTCGGATTGGGTCACCGAAGGTCGACTGATCAGCATCGATGAGGAAATCGAGCGCGTTGAGCGCGTCACCACCGACGACATCATGCGCACCCTGCAGCGCTTTCCCCTGCGCGAAAAACAGGTCCTGGTTGCTCTCGGTCCCTTGAGCGAAGAGCAGCTCCTCAACTGA